One Punica granatum isolate Tunisia-2019 chromosome 3, ASM765513v2, whole genome shotgun sequence genomic window carries:
- the LOC116199534 gene encoding phosphomethylpyrimidine synthase, chloroplastic isoform X2 yields the protein MASVHTTFVSALCNNGNHSSPAKFPSSAFLPGFDVAVRASTAHKNEMLPTFKSVGPKATLTFDPRTSNAEKTKQKKHTVDPAAPDFLPLPSFEQCFPKSSKEYREVIHEETGHVLKVPFRRIHLSGDEPDFDIYDTSGPQNISPRIGLPKLRKEWVDCREKIGVPRYTQMYYAKQGIITEEMLFCAAREKLDPEFVRSEVARGRAIIPSNKKHLELEPMVVGRNFLVKVNANIGNSVVASSIEEEVYKVQWATMWGADTVMDLSTGHHIHETREWILRNSAVPVGTVPIYQALEKVNGIAENLSWEVFRDTLIEQAEQGVDYFTIHAGVLLRYIPLTAKRMTGIVSRGGSIHAKWCLAYHKENFAYEHWDEILDICNQYDVALSIGDGLRPGSIYDANDSAQFAELLTQGELTRRAWEKDVQVMNEGPGHIPMHKIPENMQKQLEWCNEAPFYTLGPLTTDIAPGYDHITSAIGAANIGALGTALLCYVTPKEHLGLPNRDDVKAGVIAYKIAAHAADLAKGHPHAQAWDDALSKARFEFRWMDQFALSLDPMTAMSFHDETLPSDGAKVAHFCSMCGPKFCSMKITEDVRKYAEKHGYGDAEEALQHGMEAMSAEFLAAKKTVSGEQHGEVGGEIYLPAEYISSKER from the exons ATGGCATCAGTGCACACTACCTTCGTGTCAGCTTTGTGCAACAATGGCAATCACTCTTCACCCGCTAAGTTTCCGAGCTCTGCCTTCCTGCCTGGTTTTGATGTGGCTGTCCGAGCTTCTACTGCGCATAAGAATGAAATGCTTCCTACTTTCAAAAGTGTTGGACCTAAAGCCACATTAACCTTTGATCCCCGAACATCCAATGCTGAGAAGACCAAGCAAAAGAAGCATACAGTTGACCCTGCTGCTCCTGATTTCTTGCCCCTCCCTTCATTTGAGCAGTGCTTCCCAAAGAGCTCGAAAGAATATAG GGAGGTCATTCATGAAGAAACTGGTCATGTACTCAAAGTTCCTTTCCGCCGGATCCACCTCAGTGGGGATGAGCCAGACTTCGACATTTACGACACTAGCGGGCCTCAAAATATTAGCCCGCGAATAG GACTTCCTAAGCTGCGAAAAGAGTGGGTTGACTGCCGGGAAAAGATAGGTGTGCCGAGGTACACTCAGATGTATTATGCTAAGCAGGGAATAATTACTGAAGAAATGCTGTTCTGCGCTGCTCGTGAGAAGCTTGACCCAGAGTTTGTTAGATCAGAGGTTGCTCGAGGGCGAGCTATTATCCCTTCAAACAAGAAGCACTTAGAGCTGGAGCCTATGGTAGTAGGGAGAAACTTCCTAGTCAAAGTTAATGCCAACATTGGAAATTCCGTTGTCGCGAGCTCCATTGAGGAGGAAGTCTATAAGGTTCAATGGGCAACCATGTGGGGTGCTGATACGGTGATGGATCTTTCAACAGGTCACCACATCCACGAGACCCGTGAATGGATCCTGCGTAACTCTGCTGTGCCAGTTGGGACTGTCCCAATATACCAAGCACTTGAAAAAGTGAATGGAATTGCTGAAAATCTTAGTTGGGAAGTTTTCAGGGATACTTTGATAGAACAAGCTGAGCAGGGTGTCGATTACTTCACTATTCATGCTGGGGTTCTACTCAGGTACATACCTCTGACTGCGAAGCGCATGACTGGAATTGTTTCCCGTGGAGGATCCATTCATGCAAAGTGGTGCTTGGCTTATCACAAGGAGAATTTTGCCTATGAGCACTGGGATGAGATACTGGATATTTGCAATCAGTATGATGTAGCACTGTCAATAGGCGATGGCTTGAGACCCGGATCAATATATGATGCTAATGATTCTGCTCAGTTCGCAGAGCTTCTAACTCAGGGGGAGCTCACTCGCAGAGCTTGGGAAAAGGATGTGCAG GTGATGAATGAAGGCCCAGGCCACATTCCGATGCACAAAATCCCTGAGAACATGCAGAAACAACTGGAATGGTGCAACGAGGCTCCTTTCTACACTCTTGGTCCATTAACAACAGATATTGCTCCTGGGTACGATCATATTACTTCTGCAATCGGTGCTGCCAATATTGGGGCACTTGGTACAGCTCTCCTCTGTTATGTGACACCAAAAGAGCACCTTGGGCTGCCCAATAGGGATGATGTAAAGGCTGGTGTGATTGCATACAAGATTGCTGCACACGCAGCTGATTTAGCGAAAGGCCATCCTCATGCTCAGGCCTGGGATGATGCTTTGAGCAAGGCTAGATTTGAGTTCCGATGGATGGATCAGTTTGCTCTCTCGCTAGACCCCATGACAGCTATGTCCTTCCATGATGAAACTCTGCCATCAGATGGAGCTAAAGTTGCTCATTTTTGCTCTATGTGTGGACCCAAGTTCTGCTCTATGAAGATAACCGAGGATGTGAGGAAATATGCAGAGAAACATGGATATGGAGACGCGGAAGAAGCTCTGCAGCATGGGATGGAAGCTATGAGTGCTGAGTTCCTTGCTGCTAAGAAAACTGTTAGTGGGGAGCAACATGGTGAAGTTGGTGGAGAAATCTACTTGCCTGCAGAATATATTAGCTCCAAAGAGAGGTGA
- the LOC116199537 gene encoding leucine-rich repeat extensin-like protein 1: MAEPPPPPLDLDITVISAKHLKNVNWRTGTLKPYAAVYLDPDRRLSTRPDEHGSTSPVWNDRFTLPLTTPLDDAFLTIEIFHSRPSETLKPLVGSLRVPLFALIDSAESSPDRNHKLELLRPSGRPQGKVRVSLALRERRSYSSAPDSSSYFSSASPPPPPPPPYPYARDYRDFFSSPRYAYSDQFPGYYYHHYAVPPPPAWPHFSRLPVHSPAPAGGPSAPPFAPVDFCHPTATADPKLVPPPPHWISDHSPSPSTYLTRSNSYNAMLSGPTAPEVQRPPYGHETTGSVADALGGMSLGEGSRHEADYAWRKHHAQSSSEYHRGY, from the coding sequence ATGGCCGAGCCCCCACCGCCCCCTCTGGACCTCGatatcactgtgatctccgccAAGCACCTCAAGAACGTCAACTGGCGGACCGGCACTCTCAAGCCCTACGCCGCCGTCTACCTCGACCCCGACCGCCGCCTCTCCACCCGCCCCGACGAGCACGGATCCACCAGCCCCGTCTGGAACGACCGATTCACCCTCCCCCTCACCACCCCCCTCGACGACGCCTTCCTCACCATCGAGATCTTCCACTCCAGGCCCTCCGAGACCCTGAAACCCTTGGTCGGTTCCCTCCGCGTCCCCCTCTTCGCCCTCATCGACTCGGCCGAGTCGTCCCCCGACCGGAATCACAAGCTCGAGCTCCTCCGCCCGTCCGGCCGCCCCCAGGGGAAGGTCAGGGTGAGTCTCGCTCTCCGGGAACGCCGTAGCTACAGCTCAGCCCCCGATAGCAGCTCTTATTTCTCCTCCGCCTCTCCTCCACCTCCTCCGCCGCCGCCGTATCCCTATGCGCGCGACTACAGGGACTTTTTCTCCTCTCCTCGCTATGCTTACTCCGATCAGTTCCCAGGCTACTACTACCACCACTACGCGGTTCCTCCTCCACCGGCATGGCCGCACTTCAGCCGGCTTCCCGTCCACAGCCCGGCCCCTGCAGGCGGCCCCTCAGCTCCTCCATTTGCTCCTGTGGACTTCTGCCATCCCACCGCCACCGCGGACCCGAAGCTCGTGCCTCCCCCTCCCCATTGGATCTCTGATCACAGCCCGTCGCCATCCACCTATCTGACGAGGTCCAACAGTTACAATGCGATGTTGAGCGGCCCCACTGCTCCTGAAGTACAGAGGCCGCCGTACGGCCATGAAACTACGGGATCAGTTGCTGATGCTCTGGGAGGGATGAGCCTTGGAGAAGGGAGCAGGCATGAGGCTGATTATGCATGGAGGAAGCATCACGCTCAAAGTAGCAGCGAGTACCACCGCGGCTATTGA
- the LOC116199538 gene encoding uncharacterized protein LOC116199538, producing MASLPIAFSPAAGRVFAATAAKEAGGSKEEKGLLDWILGGLQKEEQLLETDPILKKVDEKNGGTTSGGRKNSVTVPQKKKNGVFGGLFAKKE from the coding sequence ATGGCTTCCCTGCCTATTGCCTTCAGCCCTGCAGCGGGGAGAGTTTTTGCGGCCACAGCTGCCAAGGAAGCCGGCGGCAGCAAGGAGGAGAAAGGCCTTCTTGACTGGATCCTAGGCGGGCTTCAGAAGGAGGAGCAGCTCCTCGAGACCGATCCTATCCTCAAGAAAGTGGACGAGAAGAACGGTGGCACCACCTCGGGCGGCCGGAAGAACTCTGTCACCGTCccacagaagaagaagaatggcgTCTTCGGAGGTCTCTTTGCCAAGAAAGAGTAA
- the LOC116199536 gene encoding uncharacterized protein LOC116199536, which translates to MGAGVASPPLPLFRPIVPKGPSAARAVASAVFASPSSSNRLSVLSNPSSAQLPGCQSSEFSRHRPRPIQRACTASFGSFSNEEFSDQREELARRMGNEFASCSGDGFSLNGRETDAPNWEDGTNSVTSIERKASCVDLPVSVRMLKRKLQWQEGFREAGETAYCSIKTAFSSTVFIVREIQSYALQMREIPLYEDLQSLLVRVQEDMNASFVWLFQRVFSQTPTLMVYLMILLANYSVHSMGCSPAIAAPPPALEAVSMVETQESEHESFGSSPTKAFSISTPASGANSTSVGGRDGGGGGNFLPGISGTDGEGHPHPSRSGYRDAILPNEFSMSSSLGSLREEEVDLWKAIVEEASKMEAAIRDEALDRETVANFVSPVIAKLEADEEHSEYSKTEVLYQIGLSQDPNNQLLLANYAQFLYLVTHDYDRAEEYFKKAVAVDPPDAEAFNKYATFLWRVRNDLWAAEETFLEAISADPTNSFYAANYAHFLWNTGGEDTCYPLAPPDQDNSYSQEA; encoded by the exons ATGGGAGCTGGAGTAGCTTCGCCACCTCTGCCTTTGTTCCGGCCCATCGTCCCAAAAGGTCCCTCGGCCGCTCGAGCTGTAGCTTCTGCGGTATTCGCTTCTCCATCTTCTTCGAATAGACTGAGTGTTCTTAGCAATCCATCATCCGCACAACTGCCCGGGTGCCAATCGAGTGAGTTCTCGAGACACAGGCCCCGCCCCATCCAGCGAGCTTGCACTGCAAGCTTCGGTTCCTTCTCAAATGAGGAGTTCTCGGATCAACGTGAGGAATTAGCACGCCGGATGGGCAACGAATTTGCCTCTTGCTCTGGAGATGGCTTCAGCCTAAATGGGAGGGAAACTGACGCACCAAATTGGGAAGATGGCACTAATTCTGTGACGAGTATTGAACGCAAGGCGAGTTGTGTGGATCTGCCTGTCTCGGTTCGGATGCTTAAGAGGAAGCTGCAATGGCAAGAGGGGTTCCGAGAAGCAGGGGAGACAGCTTACTGTTCGATCAAGACGGCGTTTAGTTCCACGGTGTTCATAGTCAGAGAGATCCAAAGCTACGCATTGCAGATGAGGGAAATTCCTTTATACGAAGATTTGCAGAGCCTGCTGGTTCGTGTACAAGAAGACATGAATGCTTCATTCGTGTGGCTATTCCAGAGGGTATTCTCGCAGACACCTACGTTAATGGTATACTTGATGATTTTATTAGCAAATTATTCGGTGCACTCGATGGGCTGCAGCCCTGCGATTGCAGCTCCACCACCAGCCTTGGAGGCTGTTTCCATGGTCGAGACTCAGGAGAGTGAACACGAAAGTTTTGGTTCTTCGCCTACAAAAGCATTTTCAATCTCGACCCCAGCATCTGGTGCAAATTCGACTTCAGTTGGCGGTAGAGATGGTGGTGGCGGCGGGAATTTCCTGCCAGGTATTAGTGGAACGGATGGAGAGGGGCATCCCCATCCCAGTCGGTCAGGTTATCGGGATGCCATACTCCCTAACGAGTTTTCAATGTCTTCCTCTCTTGGATCATTGAGAGAAGAGGAGGTTGATCTTTGGAAAGCTATTGTGGAAGAAGCTTCTAAAATGGAGGCTGCAATAAGAGATGAAGCTCTCGACCGTGAGACCGTGGCGAATTTTGTGTCACCAGTGATAGCAAAGTTGGAAGCCGATGAGGAACATTCTGAGTACTCGAAGACGGAGGTTCTTTATCAAATTGGACTGTCTCAAGATCCTAATAATCAGCTTCTTCTCGCCAACTACGCCCAGTTTCTCTACCTCGTGACCCACGATTACGACAG AGCTGAGGAGTACTTCAAGAAGGCTGTTGCAGTAGACCCGCCAGATGCGGAGGCGTTCAATAAGTACGCAACATTTCTGTGGAGAGTCAGGAACGACTTATGGGCGGCCGAAGAGACCTTCTTGGAAGCCATTTCTGCTGATCCGACAAACTCTTTCTATGCGGCAAACTACGCGCATTTCCTGTGGAACACTGGGGGTGAGGACACATGCTACCCCCTTGCTCCCCCGGACCAAGATAACAGTTACTCCCAGGAGGCTTAG
- the LOC116199025 gene encoding cell division control protein 6 homolog B, with amino-acid sequence MPSIPKQNASPISTRGNLKEVSGRRRLRSDRTATVESSIATPIKRKSPRRCINSSPNAPPNGGAKEDRDEIMKLRKSPVKRLSDSFAAKQQWNPKDPHHMSAVKEALHVSTVPCSIVCREDEQQRVLDFCKGCIEQEKAGSLYVCGCPGTGKSLSMEKVKQNLLEWARDAGLQPPDVLSVQCTSLATTSEIFSKILGKIQLAGRTNISSPPLQHLQKIYIQKQPSTGGKMTLIIADELDYLITKDRAVLHDLFMLTALPFSRCILIGIANAIDLADRFLPRLQSLNCKPMVITFRAYSKDQILQILQERLMALPYVVFQLQALELCARKVAAASGDMRKALCICRSAIDLVEAETRESARECDFPLVGNKSLCGETSSTVESEKVQESAIVRIDHMALALSRTFRSPAVDTIQSLPQHQQITICSTVKLLRGRKKDTTLGELYKSYLEVCKASLIPAAGFLEFSSMCQVLNDQGLLKLGQSRDDKLRKIALKVDEADVTFALQGVRFFRNCLQQP; translated from the exons ATGCCTTCCATTCCGAAGCAAAATGCATCTCCGATCTCCACCAGAGGTAACCTCAAGGAGGTCAGCGGCAGGAGGAGATTGAGATCCGATCGAACAGCGACGGTGGAGAGCTCAATCGCTACTCCGATCAAGCGGAAGTCTCCTCGACGATGCATCAATTCCAGCCCAAACGCTCCTCCGAAT GGAGGAGCAAAGGAAGACAGAGATGAGATCATGAAATTGCGCAAATCACcagtgaagagattgtctgaTAGTTTTGCAGCGAAGCAACAGTGGAACCCCAAAG ATCCTCATCATATGAGTGCAGTCAAGGAAGCACTGCATGTATCAACTGTTCCATGCAGTATTGTTTGCCGTGAAGATGAACAACAAAGGGTTTTAGATTTTTGCAAAGGCTGTATAGAGCAAGAGAAGGCAGGTAGCTTATACGTATGTGGATGTCCAGGCACTGGCAAGTCTTTATCTATGGAAAAAGTGAAGCAGAATCTCCTTGAATGGGCACGAGAT GCAGGTTTACAGCCTCCAGATGTTCTGTCTGTGCAGTGTACTTCTCTAGCAACCACATCTGAAATCTTCAGCAAG ATACTTGGGAAGATCCAGCTGGCAGGAAGGACCAACATTTCCTCCCCGCCACTGCAACATCTTCAGAAAATATACATTCAAAAGCAGCCGTCCACTGGCGGGAAGATGAC CCTCATTATTGCAGATGAGTTGGACTATTTAATTACAAAAGACCGAGCAGTGCTACATGATTTGTTTATGCTAACAGCTCTTCCCTTCTCCAGATGCATTTTGATAG GAATTGCAAATGCTATAGACTTGGCTGATCGCTTTCTACCAAGGCTTCAATCCTTAAATT GCAAGCCTATGGTTATAACCTTTCGTGCTTACTCTAAGGATCAGATTCTCCAGATTCTTCAAGAGAGGCTCATG GCGCTTCCGTACGTCGTCTTTCAACTACAAGCCTTAGAACTTTGCGCTAGA AAAGTTGCAGCTGCATCTGGAGACATGCGGAAAGCTCTATGTATCTGCAG GAGTGCAATCGATTTGGTCGAGGCAGAGACCAGAGAATCTGCAAGAGAATGCGATTTTCCATTAGTTGGTAATAAGTCCTTATGTGGAGAAACATCTTCGACCGTTGAAAGTGAAAAAGTTCAAGAGAGTGCTATT GTCAGGATTGATCATATGGCTCTTGCTTTATCAAGAACGTTTAGATCACCAGCAGTAGACACCATTCAGTCTCTACCACAACATCAACAG ATAACAATTTGTTCGACTGTGAAACTTCTCCGAGGGCGGAAGAAAGATACAACTCTCGGGGAG CTGTATAAATCTTACCTGGAAGTCTGCAAGGCGTCGCTAATACCAGCAGCTGGATTTTTGGAATTTTCAAGTATGTGCCAAGTTCTTAATGACCAG GGGCTTCTCAAACTGGGCCAATCTCGTGATGACAAATTACGAAAGATAGCCTTAAAAGTGGATGAAGCAGACGTCACTTTTGCGTTACAG GGAGTTCGGTTCTTTCGGAATTGCCTTCAGCAGCCATAA
- the LOC116199154 gene encoding 60S acidic ribosomal protein P0-2-like — protein MAVKLSKAQKKINYDKKLCRLLEEYSQVLVVAADNVGSNQLQGIRKGLRGESIVLMGKNTMMKRTIKLHAENTGNKGVLNLVSLLVGNVGLIFTKGDLKEVREEVAKYKVGAPARVGLIAPIDVVVPPGNTGLDPSQTSFFQVLNIPTKINKGTVEIITPVELIKKGDKVGSSEAALLSKLGIRPFSYGLLVQSVYDDGSVFSPEVLDLTEEDLVQKFASGLSVVAAMSMALSFPTLAGAPHMFINAYKNVLSLAVATEYTYPQAEKVKEYLKDPSKFAAAAAAPVAAAGAGGGAAAPAAKEEKEEEEESEDDMVAGLFD, from the exons ATGGCTGTGAAGCTCTCCAAGGCTCAGAAGAAGATCAACTATGACAAGAAGCTATGCCGCCTCCTCGAGGAGTACTCGCAGGTCCTCGTCGTTGCTGCCGATAATGTCGGCTCGAACCAGCTCCAGGGCATCCGGAAGGGCCTGAGAGGCGAGTCCATTGTGCTGATGGGTAAGAACACCATGATGAAGCGCACCATCAAGCTCCATGCTGAAAATACCGGCAACAAAGGCGTCCTCAACCTCGTCTCCTTGCTCGTG GGAAATGTCGGTCTGATCTTCACCAAGGGTGACTTGAAGGAAGTGCGTGAAGAGGTCGCAAAGTATAAG GTGGGAGCTCCTGCTCGTGTTGGCCTTATTGCTCCGATCGATGTGGTTGTCCCTCCTGGCAACACCGGACTGGATCCTTCTCAGACTTCCTTCTTTCAG GTTCTTAACATACCGACGAAGATCAACAAGGGTACCGTTGAAATCATCACCCCCGTGGAGCTCATAAAGAAGGGCGACAAGGTGGGCTCCTCGGAGGCTGCACTTCTCTCAAAGCTGGGGATCCGCCCATTCTCTTATGGCCTGCTTGTCCAATCTGTTTATGATGACGGATCAGTTTTCAGCCCTGAGGTACTCGATCTTACCGAGGAAGACCTTGTCCAGAAATTCGCCAGCGGGCTCTCAGTGGTGGCAGCTATGTCAATGGCGCTGTCTTTCCCTACACTCGCCGGGGCACCGCATATGTTCATAAACGCCTACAAGAATGTTCTGAGTCTTGCAGTGGCAACAGAGTACACTTACCCACAAGCTGAGAAAGTTAAGGAATACCTGAAG GATCCCAGCAAGTTTGCTGCTGCAGCGGCCGCACCAGTTGCAGCAGCAGGAGCTGGTGGTGGTGCTGCTGCTCCGGCTGCAaaggaggagaaggaagaagaagaggagtctGAGGACGATATGGTTGCTGGCTTATTCGATTAA
- the LOC116201201 gene encoding anthranilate synthase alpha subunit 2, chloroplastic-like, which yields MDTLAVAPPKLPSTPRLPLKSFSVNFSGRSFSPFALLNSRSNFPTLKCSHARTVTCSAQPTPSLVEQSVKFQEAAKEGNLVPLFRCIFSDHLTPVLAYRCLVKEDDRDAPSFLFESVEPGLQASSVGRYSVIGAQPTIEIVAKENMVTIMDHSEGRRTEEIVEDPMVVPRRIMEGWKPQRIDELPEAFCGGWVGYFSYDTVRYVEKKKLPFSSAPLDDRNLPDVHLGLYDDVIVFDHVEKKAYVIHWVRLDQYSSVEEAFNDGMNRLDTLVSRVHDIDPPKLPAGSIKLHTHLFGPKLEMSSMTSEAYKEAVLEAKEHILAGDIFQIVLSQRFERRTFADPFEVYRALRIVNPSPYMTYLQARGCILVASSPEILTRVKKGKITNRPLAGTIRRGKTPKEDLMLEKELLADEKQCAEHIMLVDLGRNDVGKVSKPGSVKVEKLMNIERYSHVMHISSTVTGELLDDLTSWDALRAALPVGTVSGAPKVKAMELIDELEVTRRGPYSGGFGGISFSGDMDIALALRTIVFPTGIRYDTMYSYKDVNRRREWVAHLQAGAGIVADSDPSDEQRECQNKAAALARAIDLAESSFVEKSD from the exons ATGGATACCCTAGCCGTCGCCCCTCCCAAGCTCCCTTCGACTCCCCGATTACCGTTAAAGTCGTTTTCCGTTAACTTCAGCGGTCGAAGTTTTAGCCCTTTTGCTCTGCTCAACTCGCGCTCGAATTTCCCGACCCTGAAGTGTTCGCATGCCCGCACAGTAACATGCTCTGCTCAGCCCACTCCATCACTAG TGGAACAGAGTGTCAAGTTTCAGGAAGCTGCCAAGGAGGGCAATTTGGTTCCTCTCTTCCGTTGCATATTCTCGGATCATCTCACCCCAGTTCTTGCTTACCGCTGTCTGGTGAAGGAGGATGATAGGGATGCTCCAAGTTTTCTCTTTGAGTCTGTTGAGCCCGGGTTGCAGGCTTCAAGCGTG GGGCGATATAGTGTCATCGGAGCTCAGCCCACAATCGAAATCGTGGCAAAGGAGAATATGGTGACTATCATGGACCACAGTGAAGGGCGCAGGACAGAGGAAATTGTGGAGGATCCTATGGTTGTTCCTAGAAGAATTATGGAAGGTTGGAAGCCCCAAAGGATTGATGAACTTCCTGAAGCATTCTGTG GTGGTTGGGTTGGCTATTTCTCCTATGATACGGTGCGCTATGTGGAGAAGAAAAAGCTACCCTTCTCCAGTGCTCCCTTGGATGACAGAAACCTTCCTGATGTTCATCTTGGCCTTTACGATGATGTAATAGTATTTGATCATGTGGAAAAG AAAGCTTATGTTATTCACTGGGTTCGATTAGATCAATATTCTTCTGTGGAGGAAGCCTTCAATGATGGGATGAATCGGTTGGACACTTTAGTCTCCAGAGTACATGACATAGATCC TCCAAAGCTGCCAGCTGGTTCAATAAAATTACACACTCATCTATTTGGTCCAAAGCTGGAGATGTCAAGTATGACAAGTGAGGCATATAAGGAGGCTGTACTGGAGGCTAAAGAACACATTCTTGCCGGCGACATCTTCCAGATAGTGTTAAGTCAGCGGTTTGAAAGAAGAACTTTTGCAGACCCCTTTGAAGTCTATAGAGCGCTGAGGATTGTCAACCCGAGCCCATACATGACCTACTTACAG GCTAGGGGATGCATACTAGTTGCCTCAAGTCCAGAGATTCTTACACGAGTGAAAAAG ggAAAGATAACAAATAGACCTCTTGCTGGGACAATTAGGAGAGGGAAGACACCAAAGGAAGATTTAATGTTGGAAAAGGAACTTTTAGCTGATGAAAAGCAATGTGCGGAGCACATTATGCTAGTGGACTTGGGTAGAAATGATGTTGGAAAG GTCTCAAAACCTGGTTCTGTCAAGGTCGAGAAGCTCATGAATATCGAGCGTTATTCCCATGTTATGCACATAAGTTCAACA GTCACTGGGGAGCTACTAGATGATTTAACAAGCTGGGATGCTCTACGAGCAGCTCTGCCTGTTGGGACAGTTAGTGGAGCACCGAAG GTGAAGGCCATGGAGTTGATCGATGAACTAGAAGTCACAAGGCGAGGACCTTACAGCGGTGGTTTTGGTGGAATCTCATTCTCGGGAGACATGGACATTGCCCTTGCTCTGAGGACAATTGTCTTCCCAACAGGAATCCGATACGACACGATGTACTCTTACAAGGACGTCAACAGGCGACGTGAATGGGTCGCGCACCTCCAAGCTGGAGCGGGCATTGTTGCTGACAGCGATCCTTCTGATGAGCAGAGAGAGTGCCAGAACAAGGCCGCTGCCCTTGCCCGAGCCATTGATCTCGCTGAGTCTTCATTCGTCGAGAAATCTGATTGA
- the LOC116200916 gene encoding probable NAD(P)H dehydrogenase (quinone) FQR1-like 3, with protein MSTVKIYVVYYSLYRHVETMAREVQRGANAVEDVEATLWQVPETLSDVILQKMRAPAKANDVAEISPEQLLEADGFIFGFPSRFGVMAAQFKAFFDATHHICETQALAGKPAGIFWSTGFHGGGQELTALTAVTQLAHHGMLFVPLGYTFGSGMFEMNEVKGGSSYGAGTFAADGSREPTELELKQAFHQGKYVAEIARKLKSPL; from the exons ATGTCTACTGTCAAGATCTACGTTGT GTACTACTCGTTGTACAGGCATGTGGAGACTATGGCACGAGAAGTGCAGCGGGGAGCAAATGCAGTTGAAGATGTTGAAGCAACCCTCTGGCAG GTGCCGGAGACACTGTCCGATGTAATACTGCAAAAGATGAGGGCCCCTGCTAAAGCGAATGATGTGGCAGAAATAAGTCCCGAGCAACTTCTAGAGGCTGATGGTTTTATCTTTGGGTTTCCTTCTCGGTTCGGTGTTATGGCGGCCCAATTTAAGGCCTTCTTCGATGCGACTCATCACATATGTGAGACCCAGGCACTTGCAGGTAAGCCTGCCGGAATCTTCTGGAGCACGGGCTTTCATGGAGGAGGCCAGGAGCTTACCGC ATTAACTGCAGTAACACAGTTAGCGCACCATGGGATGCTATTTGTGCCGCTTGGGTACACATTCGGGAGCGGGATGTTTGAGATGAATGAGGTGAAAGGCGGGTCTTCTTATGGTGCAGGAACTTTTGCAGCTGATGGGTCTCGGGAGCCCACAGAGCTCGAACTGAAACAGGCTTTTCACCAGGGTAAGTACGTCGCCGAGATCGCAAGAAAACTCAAGAGCCCCTTGTAA
- the LOC116200917 gene encoding pleckstrin homology domain-containing protein 1-like, producing the protein MESLWRSATFQAPNPEEYSGIEFWSNPERAGWLTKQGDYIKTWRRRWFVLKQGKLLWFKDPKVTRFSAPRGVIPVSNCLTVKGAEDVLNKPFAFEVSTSQDTMYFIADSEKEKEDWINSVGRSIVQHSRSVTDSEVVDYDVER; encoded by the coding sequence ATGGAGAGCCTGTGGCGATCGGCGACGTTCCAAGCCCCGAACCCGGAAGAGTACAGCGGGATCGAGTTCTGGTCAAACCCAGAGAGGGCCGGGTGGCTGACGAAGCAAGGGGACTACATCAAGACGTGGCGCCGCCGGTGGTTCGTACTGAAGCAGGGGAAGCTCCTGTGGTTCAAGGACCCCAAAGTGACCCGCTTCTCGGCCCCGCGCGGCGTCATCCCGGTCTCCAATTGCCTCACCGTCAAGGGCGCCGAGGACGTCCTCAACAAGCCCTTCGCTTTCGAGGTGTCCACGAGCCAGGACACTATGTACTTCATCGCTGACTccgagaaggagaaggaggacTGGATCAATTCCGTCGGGAGGTCGATCGTGCAGCACTCTCGATCCGTCACCGACTCCGAGGTTGTCGATTACGATGTCGAGCGGTGA